In a genomic window of Glycine max cultivar Williams 82 chromosome 13, Glycine_max_v4.0, whole genome shotgun sequence:
- the LOC100812931 gene encoding protein ENHANCED DISEASE RESISTANCE 2: MASSGAAATSASQSDGISSRMEGWLYLIRFNRIGLQFSRKRYFVLDGNLLRSFKSVPVSNNQDPVRSAIVDSCIRVMDNGRESVNRKVFFIFTLYNTLNHNDQLKFGASRPEEAARWIQSFHEASLKGAPDGGDDTVGCSKRRWQSFRLSGSSSSRSHPNSVDWTLSSADVIAPSPWTIFGCQNGLRLFKEAKDRDSSGKKWDDHPAIMAVGVVDGTSEAIFQTLMSLGPSRSEWDFCFYKGNVVEHLDGHTDIIHKQLFSDWLPWGMKRRDLLLRRYWRREDDGTYVILYHSMFHKKCPPQKGYVRACLKSGGYVISPVNKGKQSVVKHMLAIDWKCWRLYLKSSSAHSITIQMLGRVAALRELFKAKLGNCSSSDYSSGELTRNRELHIKEEHIINSDTEIQADENNHDISVGEVDQTQSEHASLVTLNDADDEFYDVPEPSDCDVSENGWMTECSHQKSQEIRHQKLSTAANFVKRLHDLAVQKRGYVDLQEMVREDSITCSYGSTLPQDSTCTLPCSLTETDPSTFLIRGENYLEDRLKVKAKGTLMKMVAADWVRSDKREDDLGGRPGSIVQKYAAQGGPEFFFIVNIQVPGSTTYSLALYYMMNTPVEDAPLLESFIKGDDAFRNSRFKLIPYISKGSWIVKQSVGKKACLVGQALEINYFQGSNYLELGVDIGSSTVARGVVSLVLGYLNHLVIEMAFLIQGNTREELPEFLLGTCRLNHLDASKAVCLMP, encoded by the exons ATGGCAAGTAGTGGTGCTGCTGCTACATCGGCGTCGCAGAGTGATGGAATTAGTAGTAGAATGGAAGGCTGGTTGTACCTTATAAGATTCAACCGTATTGGACTTCAGTTCTCGCGGAAGCGTTACTTCGTTCTCGACGGTAACCTTCTTCGCAGCTTCAAATCCGTTCCTGTTTCAAATAATCAG GATCCTGTTAGAAGCGCGATTGTAGATTCCTGCATTCGAGTCATGGATAATGGAAGAGAGAGCGTTAACAGAAAA GTGTTCTTCATATTCACTCTCTATAATACTTTGAATCACAATGATCAGTTAAAG TTTGGAGCAAGCCGTCCTGAGGAAGCAGCGAGGTGGATTCAGTCCTTTCATGAAGCATCGTTAAAG GGTGCGCCTGATGGAGGAGATGATACTGTAGGTTGTTCTAAGAGGAGATGGCAATCCTTTAG ACTCAGTGGATCTTCCAGTAGTAGAAGTCACCCAAATTCTGTAGACTGGACTCTTTCTTCTGCTGATGTTATTGCCCCTTCACCATGGACAATCTTTGGCTGCCAAAATG GTTTACGACTATTCAAGGAAGCAAAAGACAGGGATTCTAGTGGGAAG AAATGGGATGATCACCCTGCAATAATGGCTGTTGGTGTGGTTGATGGAACTTCAGAAGCCATCTTCCAGACTCTTATGTCGCTTGGTCCTTCAAGATCAGA ATGGGATTTCTGTTTCTACAAAGGAAATGTGGTGGAGCACTTGGATGGTCACACTGACATTATTCACAAACAACTATTTAGCGATTGGTTGCCTTG GGGAATGAAACGAAGAGATCTCTTGTTGCGGCGTTATTGGAGGAGAGAAGATGATGGAACTTATG TTATTCTTTACCATTCCATGTTTCACAAGAAGTGCCCTCCCCAGAAAGGCTATGTGCGTGCTTGCCTTAAAA GTGGAGGGTATGTTATATCACCAGTGAACAAAGGAAAGCAATCAGTTGTAAAGCATATGCTTGCTATTGATTGGAAATGCTGGAGATTATATCTTAAATCTTCATCAGCACATTCCATAACCATTCAAATGCTTGGGAGAGTTGCTG CATTACGGGAATTATTTAAAGCTAAACTAGGAAATTGTTCTTCATCTGATTATTCATCTGGAGAGTTGACGAGAAACAGAGAGCTTCATATAAAGGAAGAACACATCATAAATTCTGATACTGAAATTCAAGCAGATGAGAACAATCATGATATTTCAGTTGGAGAAGTAGATCAAACGCAATCAGAACATGCAAGCCTTGTTACTCTAAATGATGCTGATGATGAGTTCTATGATGTTCCGGAGCCATCAGACTGTGACGTGTCAGAAAATGGATGGATGACTGAATGTAGCCACCAGAAGTCTCAG GAGATTCGTCATCAGAAGTTATCAACTGCTGCCAACTTTGTGAAAAGATTGCATGATCTTGCAG TTCAGAAGAGGGGTTATGTTGACTTGCAAGAAATGGTCAGGGAGGACAGTATCACATGCTCGTATGGATCCACTCTTCCACAAGATTCTACTTGTACATTACCATGTAGTTTGACAGAAACAGATCCTTCTACTTTCCTGATACGTGGAGAAAATTATCTTGAAGACCGCCTGAAG GTTAAAGCAAAGGGAACCTTGATGAAAATGGTTGCTGCAGATTGGGTGAGATCTGACAAAAGGGAAGATGACCTTGGTGGCCGTCCTGGGAGCATTGTGCAG AAATATGCAGCACAGGGAGGGCCTGAGTTCTTTTTCATTGTAAACATTCAG GTTCCAGGTTCTACTACATATAGCCTAGCACTATACTATATGATGAATACTCCCGTGGAAGATGCTCCTTTGCTAGAGAGTTTTATCAAGGGTGATGATGCCTTCAGAAATTCCAGATTTAAACTTATACCATACATATCTAAG GGTTCATGGATAGTAAAGCAGAGTGTGGGAAAGAAGGCATGCCTAGTTGGTCAAGCACTGGAAATCAATTATTTCCAGGGAAGTAACTATTTGGAG